CACCAGATACCCACCACGCCCAGCTTCAGTCCGAAGCCGAGCCCCAGCGCCACGGGCAGGCCCACCGCGTAGTGCCCCACCACGTTGGCCAGGAAGGTGAAGCGCGTCTCGCCCGCGCCGCGCAGCACGCCCGCGCCCACGCCCTGCACACCATCGGACAACTGGAAGACGGCGCACACCATCAGCAGGGGCACCACCAGGGGCCGCACCTCGGGGGGCGTGCCCATGAGGTCCGCCAGTTGCGGAGCGAAGAGGGCGTAGCCCAGTCCACATAGGGCCATGAAGGCCGCGCCCGAGGCGAACGCCATCATCCCGCTGCGCCGGGCACGCGGCGTATCCCGCGCGCCCACCGCCCAGCCCACCCGCACGCTGCCCGCGTTGCCGATGCCCAGCGCCATGGCGAAGGAGAGGCTGCCGTAGGAGATGGCGATCTGGTGCGCGCTCATGCTCTCCGGGCTCACCCAGCGCGCGAGCACACCCGCCAGGGAGAAGACGCCCACCTCCGCCGCGAGGTGCAGCCCGATGGGCACCCCCACGCGCAACGCCTGCAGGATGTCCGCGCGCACCGGACGCACCCCGCCCGGGCCCACCGAGCCCGGCGTCTTGTGCACCGCCCACGCGACCATGGCCCACTGAACGAACGCCGCCAGCAGCGTGGCGAGCGCCGAGCCCTTCACGCCCAGGGCGGGCATCGCGCGCAAGGGGCCGAGGAAGGCGGGCAGCCCTTCACCGCCGAAGACGAACAGGACGTTGGCCGCGAGGTTGAACACGTTGGCCACCACGGTGGACACCACCAGGATATGGGGCCGCGCCATCGCCTGGAGGTAGGCCCGCGCGGTGATGAAGAGCAGCACCAGCGGCAGGCTGGGCGCGCGCCAGGTGAGGTAGTCCTGGAGCTCGGGCAGCTCCGGGAAGCTCACGCCCACGAGCGGCAGCAGCCGGGGCCCCACCACCATCGGCACCGCCAGCACCGTCCCGACGATCAGCGCCAGGTAGCTGCCCTGCCAGAGGAGCACCCGCGCGCGGGTGAAGTTGCGCGCGCCGATGGCCTGGGACACCAGCGGATCCAACCCCATCATCAGCCCCATGGAGAAGCTGCTCAGGGCGAAGAAGATGGCGGTGGAGAGCCCCACCGCCGCCAGCGCCTGCGTTCCCGCGCGGCTCACCACCGCCGTGTCCACGAAGCTCATGAGGTGATGGCCCGCCTGGGCGATGGCGATGGGCAGGGCGAGCTTCCAGAGTTCCTGGAGTTCTTCACGGCGGCTGGGGAGGGAAGCGGACGTCATGGCAGCCGGGCCCTTATCACGGCCCGGCACGCCCGACGCACGCCCCCCTGGTCGGCCCCGTGCGTCAGTACACGACGGTGGGCTGGAAGCGCGTCGTGGCCAGCGGCGTGGAGAGCTGGTTCACGTGGGACACGCGGACCCCCCCATCCGAGATGGCATACACGTAGTCATCCGCCATCACGCTGCGGCGCACGTTGGGCTGGTACCAGTAGCTCCACCGGGAGGTGTCGTGGGTGCGGTACACGTCACTCATGGAGAGCGAGCCCAGGGGGGTGAAGCCCGTGGCCGTATCCACGCGGAAGACGCGCAGGTCGCTCACGAAGTGGTCCCAGTAGTAGCCAGAGGACGACGGGGCCCAGTCGGTGAAGGGAATGGCCAGCAGGCCCTTGGCCGCGAAGAAGTTGAACGCCTTGTGATCATAGAGCGCCTCGCTGCCGCTGCTGGGCGAGCCCACCAGTTGAGTGAAGGCCTCGCGGGGATGGGCGAGGTCCGACACGTCGAAGAGCGACAGCTTGAGCGAGCGCGAGCGCCAGTCGCCGTTCTCCGCCACCTGCATGCCCACGGTCAGCAGGTGCGTGTCGCCCAGCGGGTGGATGTACGAGGAGAAGCCCGGCACCTTGAGCTCGCCCACCTTGCGCGGGTGCGCCGGGTCGGAGAGATCGAAGGTGAAGAGCGGATCCACCTGGCGGAACGTCACCACGTAGCCCTTGTTGCCCAGGAAGCGCGCGCTGTAGATGCGCTCGCCCCTGGCCAGGTCCTCGCTGCGCCCCAGCGGCTTGAGCCGATTGCCCTCCTGGCGCAGGGTGGAGACGTGGTTGGTCGTCTCGATGCGGCCCCAGGGGTTGCCGGCCTCCTCCACCCGCCAGGAGATGGTGGTGGCCGCGCGCAGCACGCCCTCGTGCTCGTCCAGGCTGAACTGATCCAGCAGGTGGCCCTCCAGGGTGCCGCTGGCCACGTAGCGGGCGCGCCCCGGCTGCTCCAGGTCGAGCTTGTGGACGTAGGTGTAGTCCTTCTGCCCCGGCTCCCACCACCACCACCAGTGCCGCGCGGAGAGGTAGAGCGCGCCGCCATTGGCGTAGAGGATGTCCGGCTGGGCCACCAGGGTGGTGCGTCCGGGCGCCTGCGCCACCGCCGCGTTCAGGTCGAGCGAAGCCACGGTGACGTAGCCGAGCTGCGTGGGCGCGTTCGTCTTGTGGAAGTCACGGCAGTCCTGGACCACCGGCACCTGGGTTCCGTCCGGCTGCTTGAAGTACCCGTCCCGCCTCCAGTCCGACAGGGAGCGCGCGCGGATGAGCTGCTCGTTGGTGTCCATGAGCGAGTCGAGCGCCCGCTCCAACCGCGGCGTGTCCTTCCAGAGCTCCGGGTCGTACTCGGGGTACCAGCGCATCCCCTCGGGCCAGGAGAAGGACTCGTTCAACACCAGGCGAACCGAGCCGCCCGACAACCGCGCATCGTGATAGCCGCCCGGCAGATACAGCTCGCCCGTCACCTGGGGCGCGGACAACTGGGACACGTTCACCGTGGTGACCTTGGTGAAGGCAATCCCGCCGGCCACGCAGTACGACAGATAGCCGCACCCGATCGTCGAGCCAGCCGCGCCTCCGGCCCCCGGCGCGTTCACATACACGTTGGAGAAGATGACCACCTTGTCGCCGTGCAGGAACATCTGCCGGGGCCAGCCCTCGATGGTGAGCGAGGACTCGGTGCGCAACGCCTCGGCGGGCCAGGAGCGGTGGACATACAGCTTCTGTCCGGAGAGGACGAAGAGGCGCGTGCCGTCGTTCTTCACGAAGTCCGCCTCGTCCACGCCAGCCACCTGGTTGTTGGTGCCCGTGTAGCTGCCCGGCGAGCCCGGCGAGCCCGGCGAGCCGCCCGCGCCCGAGTCCGCGTTCGGGGCGGTGGGGGGAACCGCCCCGCCACCGAAGACCACGTCGCCCCCCCGGGCCTGCCAGTAGGAGGGCTTGGAGCGCTCCAGCGAGGCGCGCATGTCGAGCACCGCGGCGTCCTCGATATAGGACTCGAGCCCCTCACAGCTCTCGAAGGCCTCCAGTTTCGCCGACATCTGCACGGGCTGGTTCTCCGGAATGCCCCGTGAGTCGGAGCACCCCACGAGCCCCATCAGCGCGAGAACCACCCCAGCTTGTTTGTATGGATGTTTGTTTGAATGCATGACCCTGACCCCTCGCGACGTGTCTTTCCGGCCGGGGCGCGTGTTGCCACCCGTGTGCCAGCGTCGAGCGCGCGCCGGGATGTCTGGGATTCCAAGGGGTTGGCGCGACGCGCGTGGAGGCGGAGCCCTCGGAAAACCGAGACCCGGAGGAAGAGGTGGGCCAGAAAACCGCCAGCGCGCGCCGGCCTAGCGCCCCGCGAGGAGCTGGGTGAGCTGCCGGGCCACGTGGGCACACTGCTCGGCGTCCTGGGCCTGGAGGGCGGAGTGACCCGACTCCAGGAGCGAGCGCACGTTGGCCACCGCCGCCTGGGCTTCCTCGCCGGGGTTCTCCTCGGCGCTGTGCTGCAGGAGCCGGGCGAGCTTCTCCCCCCGCTCCAGCAGCTTGCGGAACTTGTCCTCGGACTTGCGCGCGTCCTGCTGGGCCTGCTTCTGCGCGTACGCGGCCTGCTCCTTCACGAGCCGGTCGGCCTCCCTGACCGGCAGGTGGGGGCGTGCCTCCATGCGCACCTCCTCGCTCAGGCCCGATTGCAGATCCACGGCGCGCACCGCGAGCAGCCCCTCGTTGGACAGCTCGAAGGTGACCTCCAGGGACGTGTCCCCGCGCGAGCCCGCCTGGAGGTTGCGCAGCACCACCTCGCCGAGCTTGCGGTTCTCGTCCTGCAGGTCGCTCTCCCCCTGGTACACGGGGATGCGTGCCTCGGTCTGTCCATGGCGGCCGGGGTGGAAGATTTCCCTGGCCACCACGGGCACCGAGCGGTTGCGGGGGATGAGGCGCCGCACCTTGCCTCCCAGCACCCCCACGCCCAGCGAATTGCTCACCACGTCGAGCAGCAGCGCCGCGCCGGACTGACGCGCCAGCTCATCCGCCTGGATGGCCGCGCCGAGCGCCACCGCCTCGTCGGGGTTGACCTCGGTGGAGGGGGCCTTGCCGAAGAAGTCCGTCACGAGCTGGCGGATGAGGGGCACGCGCGTCATGCCGCCCACGAGCAGCACCGTGTCCACCGCCGAGGGCGCCATGCCCGCGTCCTTCATCACCGCCCGGCACACCTCCAGACAGCGCTCGGAGAGCGGCTCGCAGAGCTGATCGAAGAAGGAGCGCGTGAGCACGGTCTCCAACCCCGTCAGCTTGCGCGCCGACTGCGACTGGTCCCCCAGGCCCGCCAGCGAGATGAGCGTCTCCTCGTACTCGGACAGCTCGCGCTTGGCCTGCTCGGCGGCCACCTTCAGCTTGTGCTGGGACACCACGTCGCGGTGCACGCTCTCGCGCAGCGGCTCGTCGATCTGCGACAGCAACCAGTCGACGATCTTCAGGTCGAAGTCCTCGCCGCCCAGCGCCGAGTCTCCGCCGGTGGCCTTGACCTCGTAGACGCCGTCGGTGACCTCCAGCACGGTCACGTCGAAGGTACCACCGCCCAGGTCGAAGACGAGCGCGTGGCCCTGGAAGCCGCGCGACAGGCCATAGGCGAGCGCCGCGGCGGTGGGCTCGTTGATGAGGCGCAGCACGTCCAGCCCGGCGATGGCGGCGGCCTCGCGCGTGGCCTGCCGCTGCCCGTCGTCGAAGTTGGCCGGGACGGTGATGACGCACCGGCGCACCTCGCGTCCGAAGTAGGCCTCGGCATCCAGCTTCAGCTCGCCGAGGATCATCGCCGCCACCTGGGTGACGGGCACGGTGCGCCCGGCCATCTTCACGCGCACGTCCCCGGTGGTGCCCCCGAGGAGGGGATAGGGCACCACCGAGCGCGCCGCCTGGACGAGCTCCGGGGTGAAGCGCCGCCCGATGAAGCGCTTGGTGGCCCACACCACGCAGTCCGGGTGCTCCTTGGCGAGCGCCTGGGCGGGCGCGCCCACCACGCGCTCGGTGGTGTTCGGGGTGAAACCCACGACGGAAGGCGTCAGGCGCCCTCCAACGCGCGAGGGAATGACACGGGGCCTTCCCTCCTCCACGGTGGCCACCACGCTGTTGGTGGTGCCCAGGTCGATGCCGATGATGGGGTCACGCATGGAGGGAAACCAGGCTCCGGAGGGCAATTCCGTACGGTCATGATACGCCGGGAAAGCCGGACGCTGGCGCGCCTCTTTCACCGCTTCACGGCACGTGCGGGCGGGGGGCGCAGGACAACTAATGGCTCGCACCGGGTGGTGGGTGCGCGGGGCATTGCCCAGAAAGGAGGGCCGTGCTAAGCGCGCCGCGCCATGGTGAACGTGTCTATCGCCCGCCGCTACGCCCGTGCCCTCCTCGACGTCGCCACCGAGACGGGGCGCGCCGACGCCGTGTCCGAGCAGGTCTCGACCTTCGCCAAACTGGTCGCCGACAACCGGGAGCTGGCGGACATCCTCTTGAATCCGGCCTACAGCCGCGAGCAGCGCCTGAACGTGGTCGAGGCCCTCATCAAGGCCTCCGGCACCGTGGAGCCGGCGCTCGTCAACACCCTGCGGCTGCTGGTGGATCGCAACCGGCTCGCCTACCTGCCGGACATCGCCCGGCTCTACCGCGACATGGCCGATGCCCAGGCGGGCCGCCTGCGGGGCCACGTCACCAGCGCCATCCCCCTGTCCAAGGACACCCTCCAGAAGCTCTCGGGGACCCTGCAGGCCCTCACCCAGCGCAACGTGGTGCTCGAGCCCCGGGTGGATCCCAACGTGCTGGGTGGAGTCGCGGCCCAGGTGGGCAGCCTCCTCTATGATGGCACCCTGCGCACCCAGCTCGAGCAGATGCGCCGCGAGCTGAAGCAGCGCTGAGCCCCCTCCGTGGGAAGTCGCGTTGTCCGCTCGCGCGCATTTCCCAGCAAGCCCGGTATTCCCAGCGCCTCCGGGAACGGATATGGTGTGGTCACGGGCCCGGCCCGTGACCCCTCCGACTCATGGCGCAGCCCGTTCTCCACCGTTCTCACGCCGGTCCACAGGCGACCTCTCTAGCCGAGGAGGCCTTGCCCTGTCTGGGGGCGTTGCTGCAATCCACGGGGTTGGGTCTGGCCTTCGTGGATCGGGAATCCCGCTTCCACTTCGTCAGCACCGCCCTCATCGCCCTGAGTGGGCTGCCCGGCACCTCGTACGAGGGCCGCACGGTGGCGGAGGTGTGGCCGGGGCTCGCGCCCGCGCTGATGCCCCTCTTCCAGCGCGCGTTGGCGGGCGAGTCCATCCAGGGCGCGCGGGTGTCGGGCACGTTCTGCGGCCCCCCGGGCAACGCCCGCCACTTCCGGCTCTCCCTGTTTCCAGCCCCCGCGGGTGCGCAGCGCCCGGGCATGAGCCTGATGCTGGAGGACGACACGGCGCGGGTGAGCCGGGAGCTCGCCCTGAGCGAGAGCGAGGAGCGCCTGCGCAACCTCGTCGCCGTCTCCTGTGATGGCTACTGCCTGCACGAGAACGGCATCATCATCGAGACGAGCCCGGCCCTGGCCCAGCTCCTGGGCACCACCCCCGAGGACATGGCGGGCCAGTCACTCATGCGGTGGATCGCCCCCGAGTCGCGCGAGACCGTGCACCGCGCCATGACACGGCGGGTGGAGGCGCCCTACGAGGCGACGGGCCTGCGCGCCGACGGCAAGCGGCTCTTCCTGGAGCTGCTGGCCCGGCAGGTGGAGCATGGCAGCCGCTCCGTGCGCATGGCGGCCGTCTGGGACATCAGCGCGCGCAAGGCGGCCGAGGAGGCCGCGAACCGCGCCGACACCTTCCGCGAGCAGCTGCTGGGCGTGGTGGGGCATGACCTGCGCTCCCCGCTCCATGCCATCCAGCTCAGCGTGGGGGCGCTGCAGCGCGGGGGCGAGCTGGACGAGAACCAGGCCCGGCAGGTGACGCACGTGGCCATCGCCACCCGGCGCATGGAGCGGATGATCCACGAGTTGCTGGACTACACCCGCGCGCGGCTGGCCGGGGGCATCCCCGTGCGCCCCACCCCCTTCGCCCTGGACAGGCTCCTGGAGCGGGTGGTGGACCAGTTCCAGGTGTCGCACCCCACCCGCCTCATCGTCACCAAGACGGAAGGCGACCTGGTGGGCACCTGGGACGAGTCCCGGCTCGGCCAGTTGCTGGACAACCTGGTGGGCAACGCCCTGCAGCACAGCCCCGAGGACACCCCGGTGGAGGTGCGCCTGGAGGGCAAGGCGGACGGTATCAACCTCTCGGTCCGCAACGAGGGGGCACCCGTGCCCTTGGAAGAGCGCTCCACGCTCTTCGAGCCCTTCAAGCGGGGCAAGCGCGCCAATGGCGACGGGCTGGGCCTGGGCCTCTACATCGTCCGGCAGATCGCCTCGGCGCACGGAGGCCGCATCTCGGTGGAGTCCGGAACGGGTCTCGGGACGCGCTTCGTCGTCTGGCTGCCGCGCCACGCTCCCGGCTGCTGAACCCCCTTCAGCGGCGAGTCCCTGGCTTAAGGGCCCGATGATCCCGTGTATCCGAGAGCCCCCATGCGCGTTGCGGTGGGCCGGGAACGCGTGTTAAGGGCCCCCCCCAACGACGACTTTCAGTTTCAAGCCCCCCTCCGGCGGCCCCTCGCACGAGCCGCCCCGTGCCAAGGACTCAAGATGGAAATCCGCGCCGACGAGATCAGCAGAATCATCCGGGAGCAGATCAAGGACTATGGCAAGAAGGTCACCGTCTCCGAGACCGGAACGGTGCTGTCGGTGGGCGACGGTATCGCCCGCATCTACGGCCTGGAGGGCGTGCTCTCGGGCGAGCTGGTGGAGTTCACCAACGGGGTGAAGGGCCTGGTGCTCAACCTCGAGGAGGACAACGTCGGTGTCGCCATCATGGGTGACTTCAAGGACATCCGCGAGGGTGACACGGTCAAGCGCACCTCGCAGATCGCCTCGGTGCCGGTGGGCAAGGGTCTGCTGGGCCGCGTGGTGAACCCGCTGGGCGAGCCGGTGGACGGCAAGGGCCCCATCGTCTCCACCGAGACGCGCAAGCTGGAGGTGAAGGCCCCCGGCATCGTCAAGCGCAAGAGCGTGCACGAGCCCCTGCAGACGGGCATCAAGGCCCTGGACGCCCTGGTGCCGATCGGCCGCGGCCAGCGCGAGCTCATCATCGGCGACCGCCAGACGGGCAAGACGGCCGTCGCCATCGACGCCATCATCAACCAGAAGGGCCTCAACGTCTTCTGTGTGTACGTGGCCATCGGCCAGAAGCAGTCCACCGTGGCCCAGGTGGTGGAGAAGCTCACCCGCGCGGGCGCCATGGAGTACACCGTGGTGGTGACGGCCAACGCCTCCGACCCGGCCCCCATGCAGTTCTTCGCCCCCTACGCGGGCGTGGCCATCGGCGAGTACTTCCGCGACAACAAGATGCACTCGCTCATCGTGTACGACGACCTGTCCAAGCAGGCCGTGGCGTACCGCCAGCTCTCGCTGCTCTTGCGCCGTCCGCCGGGACGCGAGGCCTACCCGGGCGACGTGTTCTTCATCCACAGCCGCCTGCTCGAGCGCGCCGCCAAGCTGTCGGACGCCGAGGGCGCGGGCTCCCTCACCGCGCTGCCCATCATCGAGACGCAGGCCGGTGACGTGTCCGCCTACATCCCGACGAACGTCATCTCCATCACCGACGGGCAGATCTTCCTCGAGACGGACCTGTTCTTCGCCGGCGTGCGCCCGGCCATCAACGTGGGCCTCTCCGTGTCGCGCGTGGGCAGCGCCGCGCAGATCAAGGCCATGAAGCAGGTGGCCGGCACGCTCAAGCTGGACCTGGCCCAGTACCGCGAGCTGGCGGCCTTCGCCCAGTTCGGCTCGGACCTCGACAAGGCCACCCAGGACACGCTGGCGCGCGGCGCCCGCCTCGTGGAGGTGCTCAAGCAGGGCCAGTACGAGCCCATGCCCGTCGAGAAGCAGGTCATGCAGCTCTACGCCGCCATCAACCGCGACGACCCGAACAAGCGCGGGTGGATCCGCCAGGTGCCCGTGGCCGACGTGGTGCGCTGGATGAAGGAGTTCCTTGAGTTCACCGACAGCCGCCACCCGCAGATCGCCCAGGACATCCTCGCCAAGCGCGAGCTGACGGCCGACATCAAGACCGCGCTGAACAAGGCCATCACCGAGTTCAACGAGCTGTTCCAGCCCACCCCGGGCGCCAAGGTCTGACCCCGGCGACCCCCCGGTGAAGTCCCGCCCGGCCCCGCGCTCCCTCCCTGGGAACGCGGGGCTCGGCGTTTGGGGGCCCCGCTCAGGCGATGACCTTCCCCGCCACCGCGAGCGCCTGGTCCAGGTAGCCGGCGAGCTCGCCCAGCCGGGCCACCACCTGGGTGGCCTGCTTCACGTCCTGCGCGGCGCGGGCGAGCGCCTGGTTCGTCTCACCCAGGGCGGTGTTGGCCTTCTGGAACTCGGCCGAGGCCGCGTCGAAGCGCGCGCCGAGCAGCCGCATCAACAACTCGCGCAGGCGCTTGCCGTGGGCGAGGTACTCGGCACGCGTCGCGGGCGGCACGGCGCCACTCATGGACAGATCGAAACAGCGCTCGACGAGCTGGGTCAGCGTCTGGGTATCGAAGTACATGGCTCACTCCCGGGGCGGCGCGTGGATGGCCTGGACGGCGGCGGCGGCGATGCGCACCCGGCCCTGGAAGGCCTGCATCGCGCTGGACAGCTCCTCGAAGGACGTCAGCTCGCGCCCGGAGCGGGCGAAGCGCAACAGGGACTCGTGCGCGTCGCGCAGCGCCCGCGCCAGTTCCACCGGGTGCGCCACCACCAGGGCCTCGTAGACGGTGGAGGCCTCGCGGATGTCCTCGAGCACCGCCCGGCGCTCGGCCAGCGAGAGCTTGTCGCGCTGGAGGTTGTAGTACATCACCCGCGAGGACA
This window of the Cystobacter ferrugineus genome carries:
- a CDS encoding MATE family efflux transporter; its protein translation is MTSASLPSRREELQELWKLALPIAIAQAGHHLMSFVDTAVVSRAGTQALAAVGLSTAIFFALSSFSMGLMMGLDPLVSQAIGARNFTRARVLLWQGSYLALIVGTVLAVPMVVGPRLLPLVGVSFPELPELQDYLTWRAPSLPLVLLFITARAYLQAMARPHILVVSTVVANVFNLAANVLFVFGGEGLPAFLGPLRAMPALGVKGSALATLLAAFVQWAMVAWAVHKTPGSVGPGGVRPVRADILQALRVGVPIGLHLAAEVGVFSLAGVLARWVSPESMSAHQIAISYGSLSFAMALGIGNAGSVRVGWAVGARDTPRARRSGMMAFASGAAFMALCGLGYALFAPQLADLMGTPPEVRPLVVPLLMVCAVFQLSDGVQGVGAGVLRGAGETRFTFLANVVGHYAVGLPVALGLGFGLKLGVVGIWWGLCAGLTCVGLALLWRFERQSAGTLRPMEG
- a CDS encoding beta-propeller domain-containing protein, encoding MHSNKHPYKQAGVVLALMGLVGCSDSRGIPENQPVQMSAKLEAFESCEGLESYIEDAAVLDMRASLERSKPSYWQARGGDVVFGGGAVPPTAPNADSGAGGSPGSPGSPGSYTGTNNQVAGVDEADFVKNDGTRLFVLSGQKLYVHRSWPAEALRTESSLTIEGWPRQMFLHGDKVVIFSNVYVNAPGAGGAAGSTIGCGYLSYCVAGGIAFTKVTTVNVSQLSAPQVTGELYLPGGYHDARLSGGSVRLVLNESFSWPEGMRWYPEYDPELWKDTPRLERALDSLMDTNEQLIRARSLSDWRRDGYFKQPDGTQVPVVQDCRDFHKTNAPTQLGYVTVASLDLNAAVAQAPGRTTLVAQPDILYANGGALYLSARHWWWWWEPGQKDYTYVHKLDLEQPGRARYVASGTLEGHLLDQFSLDEHEGVLRAATTISWRVEEAGNPWGRIETTNHVSTLRQEGNRLKPLGRSEDLARGERIYSARFLGNKGYVVTFRQVDPLFTFDLSDPAHPRKVGELKVPGFSSYIHPLGDTHLLTVGMQVAENGDWRSRSLKLSLFDVSDLAHPREAFTQLVGSPSSGSEALYDHKAFNFFAAKGLLAIPFTDWAPSSSGYYWDHFVSDLRVFRVDTATGFTPLGSLSMSDVYRTHDTSRWSYWYQPNVRRSVMADDYVYAISDGGVRVSHVNQLSTPLATTRFQPTVVY
- a CDS encoding Hsp70 family protein, encoding MRDPIIGIDLGTTNSVVATVEEGRPRVIPSRVGGRLTPSVVGFTPNTTERVVGAPAQALAKEHPDCVVWATKRFIGRRFTPELVQAARSVVPYPLLGGTTGDVRVKMAGRTVPVTQVAAMILGELKLDAEAYFGREVRRCVITVPANFDDGQRQATREAAAIAGLDVLRLINEPTAAALAYGLSRGFQGHALVFDLGGGTFDVTVLEVTDGVYEVKATGGDSALGGEDFDLKIVDWLLSQIDEPLRESVHRDVVSQHKLKVAAEQAKRELSEYEETLISLAGLGDQSQSARKLTGLETVLTRSFFDQLCEPLSERCLEVCRAVMKDAGMAPSAVDTVLLVGGMTRVPLIRQLVTDFFGKAPSTEVNPDEAVALGAAIQADELARQSGAALLLDVVSNSLGVGVLGGKVRRLIPRNRSVPVVAREIFHPGRHGQTEARIPVYQGESDLQDENRKLGEVVLRNLQAGSRGDTSLEVTFELSNEGLLAVRAVDLQSGLSEEVRMEARPHLPVREADRLVKEQAAYAQKQAQQDARKSEDKFRKLLERGEKLARLLQHSAEENPGEEAQAAVANVRSLLESGHSALQAQDAEQCAHVARQLTQLLAGR
- the atpH gene encoding ATP synthase F1 subunit delta translates to MVNVSIARRYARALLDVATETGRADAVSEQVSTFAKLVADNRELADILLNPAYSREQRLNVVEALIKASGTVEPALVNTLRLLVDRNRLAYLPDIARLYRDMADAQAGRLRGHVTSAIPLSKDTLQKLSGTLQALTQRNVVLEPRVDPNVLGGVAAQVGSLLYDGTLRTQLEQMRRELKQR
- a CDS encoding sensor histidine kinase produces the protein MPCLGALLQSTGLGLAFVDRESRFHFVSTALIALSGLPGTSYEGRTVAEVWPGLAPALMPLFQRALAGESIQGARVSGTFCGPPGNARHFRLSLFPAPAGAQRPGMSLMLEDDTARVSRELALSESEERLRNLVAVSCDGYCLHENGIIIETSPALAQLLGTTPEDMAGQSLMRWIAPESRETVHRAMTRRVEAPYEATGLRADGKRLFLELLARQVEHGSRSVRMAAVWDISARKAAEEAANRADTFREQLLGVVGHDLRSPLHAIQLSVGALQRGGELDENQARQVTHVAIATRRMERMIHELLDYTRARLAGGIPVRPTPFALDRLLERVVDQFQVSHPTRLIVTKTEGDLVGTWDESRLGQLLDNLVGNALQHSPEDTPVEVRLEGKADGINLSVRNEGAPVPLEERSTLFEPFKRGKRANGDGLGLGLYIVRQIASAHGGRISVESGTGLGTRFVVWLPRHAPGC
- the atpA gene encoding F0F1 ATP synthase subunit alpha yields the protein MEIRADEISRIIREQIKDYGKKVTVSETGTVLSVGDGIARIYGLEGVLSGELVEFTNGVKGLVLNLEEDNVGVAIMGDFKDIREGDTVKRTSQIASVPVGKGLLGRVVNPLGEPVDGKGPIVSTETRKLEVKAPGIVKRKSVHEPLQTGIKALDALVPIGRGQRELIIGDRQTGKTAVAIDAIINQKGLNVFCVYVAIGQKQSTVAQVVEKLTRAGAMEYTVVVTANASDPAPMQFFAPYAGVAIGEYFRDNKMHSLIVYDDLSKQAVAYRQLSLLLRRPPGREAYPGDVFFIHSRLLERAAKLSDAEGAGSLTALPIIETQAGDVSAYIPTNVISITDGQIFLETDLFFAGVRPAINVGLSVSRVGSAAQIKAMKQVAGTLKLDLAQYRELAAFAQFGSDLDKATQDTLARGARLVEVLKQGQYEPMPVEKQVMQLYAAINRDDPNKRGWIRQVPVADVVRWMKEFLEFTDSRHPQIAQDILAKRELTADIKTALNKAITEFNELFQPTPGAKV